One window of the Equus caballus isolate H_3958 breed thoroughbred chromosome 2, TB-T2T, whole genome shotgun sequence genome contains the following:
- the CNR2 gene encoding cannabinoid receptor 2 isoform X1 → MERCWVTEAANGSTDGLDFNPMKDYMILSSSQKIAIAVLCTPLGLLSALENLAVLYLILASRRLHRKPSYLFIGSLAGADFLASVVFACNFVNFHVFHGVDSKAVFLLKIGSVTMTFTASVGSLLLTAIDRYLCLRYPPTYKALLTRGRALVTLGIMWVLSALVSYLPLMGWTCCPSPCSELFPLIPNDYLLGWLLFIAILFSGIIYTYGHVLWKAHQHVARLAEHQDQDRQVPRIARMRLDVRLAKTLGVVLTVLVICWFPALALMVYSLTTTLNDQVKKIFAFCSMLCLVNSMVNPIIYALRSGEIRSSAHHRLARWKKRLRGLGLEGKEEAPKSSVTETEVDVKITQWPDSRGLSCSDRG, encoded by the coding sequence ATGGAGAGATGCTGGGTGACGGAGGCAGCCAATGGCTCCACGGATGGCTTGGATTTCAACCCCATGAAGGATTACATGATCCTGAGCAGTTCCCAAAAGATAGCTATTGCAGTGCTGTGCACCCCTCTGGGCCTGCTAAGCGCCCTGGAGAACCTGGCTGTGCTCTATCTCATCCTGGCCTCCCGCCGGCTCCACAGGAAGCCCTCATACCTGTTCATTGGCAGCTTGGCTGGGGCTGACTTCCTGGCCAGTGTGGTCTTTGCCTGCAACTTTGTAAATTTCCACGTCTTCCATGGCGTGGACTCCAAGGCAGTCTTCCTGCTGAAGATCGGCAGCGTGACCATGACCTTCACAGCCTCTGTGGGCAGCCTGCTGCTGACTGCCATTGACCGCTACCTCTGTCTGCGCTACCCACCTACGTACAAAGCCCTACTCACCCGTGGGAGGGCCCTGGTGACCCTGGGCATCATGTGGGTCCTCTCAGCATTGGTCTCCTACCTGCCCCTCATGGGATGGACTTGCTGTCCCAGTCCCTGCTCTGAGCTTTTCCCCCTGATCCCCAATGACTAtctgctgggctggctcctgttCATTGCCATCCTCTTCTCTGGCATCATCTACACCTATGGGCATGTGCTCTGGAAGGCCCATCAGCATGTAGCCAGATTAGCTGAACACCAGGACCAAGACAGGCAGGTGCCAAGAATAGCCCGGATGAGGCTGGATGTGAGGTTGGCCAAGACCCTGGGGGTGGTGCTGACTGTGCTCGTCATATGCTGGTTCCCAGCGCTGGCTCTCATGGTCTACAGCCTGACCACAACTCTAAATGATCAGGTCAAGAAGATCTTCGCCTTCTGCTCCATGCTCTGCCTTGTCAACTCCATGGTCAACCCCATCATCTATGCCCTGCGGAGTGGGGAGATCCGCTCCTCCGCCCACCACCGCCTGGCCCGCTGGAAGAAGCGCCTGAGGGGCCTCGGGCTTGAAGGGAAAGAAGAGGCCCCGAAGTCCTCAGTCACTGAGACAGAGGTTGATGTGAAAATCACCCAGTGGCCAGATTCCAGAGGTCTATCCTGCTCTGACCGCGGATGA